The DNA region GCACCGTGGGCCAGGTGGTGCGGGCCAGCGCGGTGGACATGATTCAGACGCCGCCCAGGACGCGCGGGAAGCCGGCGGGTATGACCAGGTCGTCCGGGCCCAACTCGTCGACGGAGGCGTGCCCGAGCCCGAGAACCGCGGAGTCGAGACCGCCCCGCAGGATGTCCAGCACGTTCTCGACGCCGGCCTGCCCGTTCGCGGCGAGCCCCCAGAGGTACGCCCGGCCGATCAGCACCGCGCGGGCGCCGAGCGCGAGCGCCTTCGCGACGTCGCCGCCGCGCCGCACACCGCCGTCGAGCAGCACCTCGATCTGGTCGCCGACGGCCTCGGCGATGGAGGGCAGGGACCGGATGGTGGCCGGGGTGGTGTCGAGGTTGTTGCCCCCGTGGTTGGAGACGGAGAGCGCGGTGACACCCGCGTCCACCGCGTGCTTGGCGTCGTCGACCCGGCTGACGCCCTTGAGCAGGAAGGGCCCGCCCCATTCCTTCGCCAGCCAGCTGACGTCGTCCCATGTCGGCGGAACCGTCTGCATCCACTCCCCGTACGCCCCGAAGAACGTGGGTGGCGGCGCGCCGTCGGCCGTTCGTAGATTCGGGGTGGTCAGGTCCGGCAGGTGCCCGGCCCGGACGTACTTCCACAACCAGCCGGGGTGCGGCAGCACGTCCGGGACGAACTTCAGCATCGTCTTCAGGTCGACCTTTTCGGGGATGTTCGGGCTGCCCCAGTCACGCCCGTTGGAGAATGACCAGTCCAGGGTGACGATCAGCGCCTTGCAGCCCGCGGCCCTGGCCCGGTCCATGCGTTGCACCATCGTGTCGCGGCTGCCGGACCAGTACAGCTGGAAGGCCGTGTTGGGGTTGGCGGCGGTGACCTCCTCCACGGGCTTGCCGGCGAACGAACTCAGACCCATCACCAGGCCCCGGTTCGCCGCCGCGCGGGCCACGGCGACCTCGCCGTCCGGATGGACACCCTGCACGCCGGTCGGCGAGATGACGACGGGGAACGCCGATTCCATACCCAGCACCGTCGTGGTCAGATCACGTTCGGCGTGATGGCCGACGACCCGCGGGGAGAAACCGAGTTCGCCGAACGCGCGGGTGTTGTCGTGCAGGGTGCGGCCGCGCTCGGACCCGGCGACCAGGGCTCCGTAGACCATGGAGGGCAGGCGCCGCCGGGCGCGACGCTGTGCCTCGGCGACCGTCTCGAACCAGGGATTTCTCATCAGGTGACCTTTCTCTTGTCCGGTGGATCCGCAGGGCCTCCCGCATCCGGCCGCAGGCCGACGGCGAGGAGGACGAGGGGAGTCCGAGGCGGTGGACGCCGTGCGTGCGGAGGGCCGCGCCCTGACTCCGCACCGTGCCGGGCCCGTTCGAGGGCGTCGGGGTGACGGAGGGCGAACGGGCGGAGCCTGGAGGGGTGTCCCGGCCGGCGGCACATGCGGCCGTTCGGGACGGCCGGGCGGTGGGTGGCGACGCG from Streptomyces sp. NBC_01754 includes:
- the mftD gene encoding pre-mycofactocin synthase MftD (MftD, an enzyme found in the mycofactocin biosynthesis locus, performs an oxidative deamination of 3-amino-5-[(p-hydroxyphenyl)methyl]-4,4-dimethyl-2-pyrrolidinone (AHDP). The resulting compound, now called pre-mycofactocin (PMFT), is a biologically active redox cofactor that can oxidize the non-exchangeable NADH of TIGR03971 family SDR-type oxidoreductases.), producing MRNPWFETVAEAQRRARRRLPSMVYGALVAGSERGRTLHDNTRAFGELGFSPRVVGHHAERDLTTTVLGMESAFPVVISPTGVQGVHPDGEVAVARAAANRGLVMGLSSFAGKPVEEVTAANPNTAFQLYWSGSRDTMVQRMDRARAAGCKALIVTLDWSFSNGRDWGSPNIPEKVDLKTMLKFVPDVLPHPGWLWKYVRAGHLPDLTTPNLRTADGAPPPTFFGAYGEWMQTVPPTWDDVSWLAKEWGGPFLLKGVSRVDDAKHAVDAGVTALSVSNHGGNNLDTTPATIRSLPSIAEAVGDQIEVLLDGGVRRGGDVAKALALGARAVLIGRAYLWGLAANGQAGVENVLDILRGGLDSAVLGLGHASVDELGPDDLVIPAGFPRVLGGV